Proteins from a genomic interval of Lolium perenne isolate Kyuss_39 chromosome 1, Kyuss_2.0, whole genome shotgun sequence:
- the LOC127296108 gene encoding cationic peroxidase SPC4 produces the protein MASSRAILALCLLATVLCPALSRPRPLPNLPVNGPRNLANGLSYDFHADSCPDLVDIVWPIVESAVLGEIAIAAGLLRIFFHDCFPQGCDASVLLTGANSELDLPPNLTLQTRALQLIEDVRVKVHAACGATVSCADILTLATRDAVFVAGQSEVFYFYEMPLGRFDSLAPANNSDVFALPRSTADANTLIDSFKTRNLEPIDLVALSGAHTVGKASCGNFNNRFSEDSDFARKLAANCSSDANRLQDLDVTTPIVFDNKYFSNLLEGKGVFTSDQVLAADSRTQWAVQGLAQNKWWFYSQFRDSLVKLSQFQPNGNVGEIRSKSCFTTNGQSSLLEEGFAASA, from the exons ATGGCGTCGAGCAGGGCAATCTTGGCTCTGTGCCTCCTTGCCACCGTGCTGTGCCCAGCCCTGTCGAGGCCGCGGCCGCTTCCGAACTTGCCGGTCAACGGCCCTCGCAACCTCGCCAACGGCCTCTCCTATGACTTCCACGCGGACTCATGCCCGGACCTGGTGGACATCGTGTGGCCGATCGTGGAGAGCGCGGTCCTGGGCGAGATCGCCATCGCCGCCGGactcctccgcatcttcttccaCGACTGCTTCCCCCAgggctgcgacgcgtccgtcctcCTGACGGGGGCCAACAGCGAGCTGGATCTGCCGCCGAACCTGACGCTGCAGACGCGGGCGCTGCAGCTCATCGAGGACGTCCGCGTCAAGGTGCACGCCGCCTGCGGCGCCACCGTCTCCTGCGCCGACATCCTCACCCTCGCCACCCGCGACGCCGTCTTCGTG GCCGGGCAGAGCGAGGTGTTCTACTTCTACGAGATGCCGCTGGGCCGGTTCGACAGCCTTGCGCCGGCCAACAACAGCGACGTCTTCGCCCTCCCGCGGTCCACCGCTGACGCCAACACGCTCATCGACTCCTTCAAGACCCGCAACCTGGAGCCCATCGACCTGGTCGCGCTCTCCGGAGCGCACACCGTCGGGAAGGCGAGCTGCGGCAACTTCAACAACCGCTTCTCCGAGGACTCCGACTTCGCCCGGAAGCTCGCCGCCAACTGCTCCAGCGACGCCAACCGGCTGCAGGACCTCGACGTCACCACCCCCATCGTCTTCGACAACAAGTACTTCAGCAACCTGCTGGAGGGGAAGGGGGTGTTCACCTCCGACCAGGTGCTCGCCGCCGACAGCCGCACCCAGTGGGCGGTCCAGGGCCTCGCCCAGAACAAGTGGTGGTTCTACTCCCAGTTCCGTGACTCCCTCGTCAAGCTTAGCCAGTTCCAGCCCAATGGAAACGTCGGCGAGATCCGCAGCAAGAGCTGCTTCACCACCAACGGACAGAGCTCACTGCTTGAGGAGGGGTTCGCGGCATCTGCTTGA